gAAGTCTATTGAAAGACGCAAAGCCTCATGCATCCTGTGGTTAAAAGAAACCCTCTTTTTATGCGAGACAAAAACATTCTCAATAGTTTTGACtattgcacattaaaaaaaaggttaaaattgAGTTTGTACTCAGTTTTAACTAGCTGCTGTAGTCATTATAAGAATCCTGAAATCCTGAAATCAACAAGCTGGAGGAGacaaatgattaattaatttgtagtaactaacaaaagaaacaagagACGTGCAGGACAAACAATGTCAAACTGGGTTGGATAAACCCGACAGTACCATGTATTCCTCCATGTCCATGTCTTCTGGCTTAATGAGGCGAAGTTTGGCTCGGGCTTCCCTCATTATGCTGATGGCCCTGCATGCACAGGAAGGACAGCTGGAGTTTAATGGTACAGGTGAAATAGACTCACAACTAGTAGGTCTCTGCTTTGgacactagatggcagcagatGAACGACGTACGGCTGTTATCATCTATAGAGCGCTTGCACGTTAGAAAAATCTTTCTAATCAAATATTTGGtgtccaaaaaaacatttctcttcatttaAAGAGAGGTTTTCCCTTTATTACAGTtttagttgtgtgtttttttttattacagagaTTTCTAAATTCTGATCAAGCCCACCAGAAAAGCTATtattaaaactaacaaaattacGAAAATTGAAATTGAGAAAACCCTTTTGTGTTTACTGAAATAAACGAAAACTGTAATTAAGTAActgtaacaaataaaaactagcaaacactgtaaaaaataactaaaactaactgaagtagacaaacaaaaagttacaaTGAATTAAAACTAAAGTATAATGAAAAATGCAGAACTATTATAACCCTGAAAGAAGAGCTGATTCTGTTTGCACACCTTTCGTCAAAGCTGAGGTTGCGGTCTGTAAACTGCTCCAGCAGTGTCCTTTCGATGACACGCTTGGGCGCCTTGTTCTGAAAGAAGTAAACCAGAGCGTGCTGCAGACGGGCGTCCTCCTGTGGCGTGATCTCCTCCTGGGAGAGCTCATACAGCCGGGAATACTCCTCATGGAAGGCCTGGAACACCACGGAGAAATATGAGTTTCAACATGTCTCTAGCTGCCTTTGagtgcaaatctttgtctaatgtaaaaaaaaaataaagcatttcatAATTGTTGtgtttaagaaattaaattaaaatcacacataaataagctttttcactcaataagttattaaaaataatggcagcaacagatgtaaacagttatGAAATATATCAGAGGAGACATTGGTGTCTTATTCAGTCATTGGAGCGAGAAGCCCATTATACTTGGGAGCGGGTAGCTACATATGCATAGCCGCTCTATCCTGGTACATCTATCTTGATACGGCTGAAAAGCCACCTCATTCTAGAGCAAAAACTTCTTATTgaaaaactaagtttttttcttttatttctattaagaaaatttatttttataatttcaatttgtgcaattctaTGGCttatggaaacacagctggtgATGCAGGGACTCGGCATGCTGCAGGTTTAAGAATTCTCTGcatttttatgcacaatttgAAACCCTAAACCTTGATCATTATTAATAGAACAGAAGTGTTTGAAGAATTTAATGCAGGTTTTACTGCATGAACTTTTCCATTGATATTTCgaaaattacttatttaaaaacaaacaaaaaaaagtcctgtgggaatgcatgttttgtttcttatccAAATTCGAGTATGATGGAGAAAGACGTTAAACATTTGAATATCTTACCTTGATGAGGCCAGCCTCAGGGCCTTCTTTGTCAAACGTTTGTCTTGCCTTGGCTATGGCCAGGATGACACCCTGCATGGCTGGGGTAAGCATCATCTGCGAAATGAAAATGAGACCATCGCAAATGCTTAACAAACTAGGTACCACCTCTAACgatgtttaatgaaaacagtcctgtaaaaaaagagagataacATTCTTACTTCAGAAAGTCAGCAGCAATTCTCCATAAACTAAGATCTTTATTCAAATCTAAAGGCTTGCATGtaatttccatccatccctccattttcttacacccttatcaCATCGGGGTCGGGAAgtgtgctggtgcctatctctgGCTGTCAacaggcgagaggcagggtcagcctggacaggtcaccagtccatcgcagggcaacacagagacagacaggaccatgcacacacacttctAATGAGAATTTATACAGACCAATCAACCttatagtcatgtttttggactgtgagaggaagctggagtactcggagagaacccaccatgcacagggagaaatgcaaactccatgcagaaagacaccTGACAGGGaacgaacccaggaccttcatGCTGCCTCTACCAACTGTGCATGTCATTTATTGCTCACTAATTCAAACTTGCACATCTTGTGCAAAAGCACAAACTCAACAATCGTTCTATCAGAAATGAGCCATTTGAATTATGAATGAAAGAGGTTATCAGGCCCACATATACTGTTTAAATTAACATGGAGTTGCCCTGATTAAAATCTTATTCCACATTGTAACTTCCTCACCTCTTCGTTGTATCCGTCAGCATCGGCCCTCACCATGATGCGGCCCACGTTGGGGATCTCCACCTCCGACACCTCGTTCACTGCCTGCCTCTGCCTGGCTggagcctcctgctgctcctgctgctgctcctcgtTTCCCGGATCTGCTCCGGGTCCGGGAGCCTCCCCAGAAGCTCCTGGTTCATCGTTAGCCTCTGTGTTTGGTCCCAACATCTCCCCATGCACAAGCGCTTCAGCCTGATTACAGAGCTCTGCATCCGAGCCAGAGGTCTGACAAAGACACCAGGAATAATATTAGAGTTTTTTGGACTTTTGTGACAtgatttaatactttttaaagtctttacaCTGTTGAATATCTCATAGCGCTGCAGGGCAAGTTTCTAAAAGGTTAATTATTTCTTCATTGTAGTTTAATAAACTAGGGACCCCAAACCAGCATTTCTTAGGGCTTAGGGCCCCCACAAACCTAGGAACCACCCTGTCCGCAGGTATACTAGCAGTGGGACCGTACACCCGGGGGGAATCTGAGGGGGTTGGGACTTTCCCACCTGACTCTGCAGCCCTGCTGGGTCCGGGCTTGGTTCCAGGGTGTCGCTGGCTGTGGGAGTGTCGGTGGGATCTGCTTGGCAGCCAGGACTTGCAGATGGGGGCACGATCTCAGACTCCTCTGCTGCTGAGTAAAACAGACAGAGGCCTTCATTCAGTGCATGTATTAGCAAAGTTTTTTATTAGATGTTAGATGAAATTGGGTGTCGGTGACAATGTGCTggaagggcagatctattcagtctaattctatgctttgtgctttcAGTGACTTCATGCTTTactatttattttgcattatatttagaattgctaattgcattttctgaataatttgaAAGAtggtttgttgctgtttatttttgtcagtttcttcattatttattttacatttgctggGATGCTCCTAATTGTGCTTACTgcacaaattaaagttgtaatgtttttgcatgtttgatcGAGCTTATGAAGACAtaggtgtatttaagtgtgctttactggtgcagagttatcgaatacatttgtaattcagtacatttatgtctgtttaaaaagatCCTAAGTCAACTCGGCTGTCTTTCTGTGTTGGATCGGTATCGGCTATCAGATATCTGTACTGGAAGAGGAAAAAGGTGAATCGTTGCATTGTTGAAGGCAAAATGGGTCTTTACAAAAACTCATAGTTGCTTTTCTTATTCCAGTTAGTGTAACACACCTTCAGGCGTCTCTCTGGGTTCGCAATCTGCAGTCTTCTCCTCTTCTGAGCCGGACCGGGCCTCTGAAGCCGCTCCTTGCTCCACCTCTTCAGCGGAAGGTCCAGACTGTGGTGCTGGTTCCACAGGTGTTAGCTCTGTGTTCTCCATACTGGCGCTGGGAGGCTCCGCCGGGGTCGCAGACTCTTCCTGCGGAGTGGCGGTCTGGCAGAACTGCTCCTCCCACTCGCTGAGCTCCTGCTGGAACCAGCGGTTATCTTCTTGAGCGTAGCGTCTGAGCGCGGCCGGCAGGGAGTCCATGCCATGCAGCACCTGGCCTGTCTCGTCATCTGTGTCTTCTGGGTGGAACGTGTGGTTAGACAGAGGGTTCACTCAACAAGCACagcatgtttcatattttatgggggccatttgtaaagttacaaaaaaaaaagaataattttttatttagtcttaagagaaaagaaaaatgagggttccaattttaaagtcatttttttcatgttatttaataatttataaatgtcagtttcaaaataaatatgtaattagatagctaaatatttagctttaaactcaacatttagttagcaagcctaatatttagcttcatacaaaaatatttagctagcaaactaaatatttagtttcaaattgAGCATTtatttagcaagctaaatattcaacttcaatctaaatatttatttagcaaactaaatattttgctttaaactaaatatgtagcaACTATGACGGACTAAAACCCCctaattatttctgttaatttaagACTCCAAGAGAATGTCCACTTCTCTTATGTTCAAAATTAAAGGCTGGATTTGTAAAAACTTCGTGATATAAATCAATGGAGAACTGATGAGTGTTGCTACGGCTGAGAGTTGTTGTACCTGTGATCAGCTGGGGGAGCCGGTCATCGATGTACATCAGGCAGTACGCGCTGGCGTTGGTCATCCCCCCAAATGAGTCTCGCTCTAACTCCTCCCATGAAGACTCGGTGATGCTGATGTCGTTGTACTTCATCCAGCGCTGGTTGGCGTGGTCGTAGATGTACGCCCAGTAATGACCTGCTGAGGCCTGACCTTCATGAACAAGCACTGCATGCAGTCTGTATGGCACCTGTTGAAAggaccattttattttacttttttttttaattagcctGGCATACAGTTTGTCATTTCCTTCATAAAGATGAACAAATACTGCATTTCAAATAGTCTATTCCAGTGTACATATTACACACACATATTATTCTGAcacaaaaatatgcttttatctAATTCATCCcacactaaaaaaagaaaacaggtgatccaaaataaaaagaattgaGTTAGTTTGTTACATCAAATCAAGTTTATCTATGCAAATGTATTAAGTTCACTAAGGTGTTatgttaaacaaatgtaaaaagtttgaCAATGTTAATTCcattaaatgtaacaaattaattaaattttttaaagttgaagcTCCGTTCTCTTATTTCAGTGGACTGTAGCTTTGGTTGTATATTTATggcatttagctccatccatcaacTCTATCCATCCAAAACAGACAACCCCACATGctggtgctgccaccaccatgctttactGTAAGGATGAGGTGTTCAGTTGGGATTTCCATTGAAAACCCAAAAATCTGCTACACAAAAATTTGAGGTTGTAAAGTAAAATAGttcaagaggtgtgaatacttctggaAACCAGTGAGGTGTCTTTTTGTACCCATGCAGAAAATTAAGTGAAAAGAAGTGTCACCTGGCAGAGACTGTTGTCTGAGTACATGGCTTCGAGCGTCTGAGTGAGTTTGTCTATGCTGGTCTTTAGCTCTGGAACACAGAAACAACACGAAGCCATGACAGAAACCAAATTTACAAAACTCTCCCTCTgataaagaaatttaaaaacaatttcttcatGAACACTCTGTGTCATTGGCGTACCGTTTATGTCGTGCTCTACTTCAGTCCTCCAGCGCCGCAGGCAGGTCTTCACGAAGtgcagctcttcttctgtggCGCTGTGAGGCGCCGGGTGGGGCGGGCAGTCAGACGGGTGTTTGCACTGGGTGAAAGGCTTGTAAATGGGCGTCTGCTGGCAGTTGGAAACACTGGAAACCAGGCTGTCCGATGAGTCTTTATCTCCAGGTTCACTGATGGAAACAAGAATTTAAGCAAAAATGCTAGTCTATACTCAttcacgtgtcaaactcaaagCCCAGGGGTCAAATCCAGCTCACCATATCTTTTTATGTTGGTTAAATATGTTTgtacagaacatttcagcaacaagacagtttaaagtgctttacatcataaaaacacaaatataaaaagtcataaaaacatcatacaacAACCCACTgaaaaaccagtaacaaacatcaCATTGTGTCAAGTGCCATaatcataatcatcaaaatatgtcaaatatcaAAGGAACCTGCTGTCTTTGGCGATGGCGTCGGACAGCGGGTGGCTCACAGGAGGAGGGGAAGACGTGGTGAGCCTCGGGTCTTCAGCCGGGGAAACGCTGGTGGGTTTGGTGGTGGCAAACTCCAGAACGAACTGGAGCATGTCGGCCAGAGGGTACTTCATCGGTCCAGAGCCGTAGTTTTTATAACTTAgaccagaaacaaaacacatttaggTAAAGACTTTGTTCAGATGTTTAGTTTCTCTGCTTGAAGGTTGCTTAGTTTTCAgttcttacttttttattctccttttaaTGCTTCTTGTTTCCCGTTCTAATCATTGTTAACAAATACTAAGTTTATTTCTTTGGCTGTCTTCATTCAGCAGATCTTGATGTTCAGTTCTATAATTCAAATCAGATTTGGGTTGCATTCGGCTGCTGTGTGAACCTAGCCTTTGTTTTCTGCTCCTTTAGTCTTTATTGGATTCTTTTGgaccataataataataataataataataatagatgtttttattgaactCCTCAGTTTCTTACCACTCAAGTTTCTGTTGAAGTGCGGCAAGTTGCTCCTTGAGCTTCTTCACTTCCCCTCTCCTCTCATTGGTCCGTTCTATGTTTTTGTGAAGAtatctgtgaaataaaacatgcatgtgtatctcagttaataaaaatatcataaaTAAGTTGTTCTATCTAATTTCTTCAACTTATACATGCATTTTACAGAGAGTAATATAtggtttgtttattattttcccttttggattgaattattaaaattcaaatttagtGAGGCACAGATTAAGATATTTCTGAAAGTTTTCATTAGTTATAATCTGATTTTTGTATTACCTGTCCATGTAAACAATTTGTGGAAACTCTAATTTTTTGTGTATCTTCTCGGGACGCCCGAGCTGAGTGTTGAATTCGAATCTAGAAAGTTCAAAGGTCAGGACCGGCGGTAGTTTTTTAAACCACCTCTGAAAGTTAGAAAAGACACAGAGATCCttagcagaaaaacataaactttcggaatattcagtatttaatattttgacttATTTCGAGCCGCTCACCTCTCGGCCAGACGTGAGGGCGTGGTCCGAGTGCAGCGACTCGATCTCCTTCTCAACCATCGCCCCTTCCAGGCATTCGTCCAGGTTGTTGAAGCCGTTGACTTGCAGAGGGTACTGACCAAACTGCTCAATGTTGTACAGCGTCTTGCCTGAACCGAACCACACAGATTGGACTGAGACAGAACCCCTGTGGGTGACGGCAGGATGAAGAGTCGTAAAGCACTCACCTTCATGTCGCCTCTCCGTTACAAAGGTGCCGTAGAAAAGCTGAACCATTGGGTTTTGCTGCTTGTCTTCTGCGTTCCTGAACGTAAAGATGGATGTTATATTTACACGTTGAttcataaaaagttaaatgtgaCCTATTTTGCTTCCTTTTAAGGCCATTAGGATAGCTCTTTGTGTTACATGAAAcatgttaattaaattttttgcacaaagtcttTCTCAGACAATGAGATTTCACCTCCTCAGTTCTGCCTGTATTGATCTTCTTTtgttgaggaatataattatgaatacctttgaattcctccataCTTTCAGAGTGAGTTGCTTTACTAGTTCAGCTTCCAAACTGGAATTgccaaaataaatttgattaatgaaaatatgccacttttgaaaaaagtttttaatttttttgataaaaacttttCCCTAAACGTTGGTGTATTTTTGCAGAACTTCAGTGAAAACTCTTTGAATGACAGAAGTCACACTAGTTTGTACACAGAAGCAACCTCCTTGGAGAATGTGCAGGTGACCGTAGCTCTAATTTAAAAGTGTtaactacaatttccccaaaatgccgCATACATAGCAGCTCTCAAGTCGGCGGAGCTTGTCCCCCTAAGCC
The DNA window shown above is from Poecilia reticulata strain Guanapo linkage group LG14, Guppy_female_1.0+MT, whole genome shotgun sequence and carries:
- the usp28 gene encoding ubiquitin carboxyl-terminal hydrolase 28 isoform X3, which codes for MRAEQSENGENSTNSLKMLMEQLKEITGIQDQQVLYKALKASQGDVGHAVGLLTTQTVEVQDSAEPQESGTSAEPWDKQRGLPKDELQTAIELSLQESHNAEQEEREFNRALEASAEENAARMKRKRCEAQSEMCSPADWIRQDDWPVGIRNVGNTCWFSAVIQSLFHLPVFRRLVLNYHLSERILEKCKSHADKRNIAFMQELRCLFALMVGSTRRFVDPSAAVELLRDAFRTSEAQQDVSEFSHKLLDWLEDAFQLAANGKNAEDKQQNPMVQLFYGTFVTERRHEGKTLYNIEQFGQYPLQVNGFNNLDECLEGAMVEKEIESLHSDHALTSGRERWFKKLPPVLTFELSRFEFNTQLGRPEKIHKKLEFPQIVYMDRYLHKNIERTNERRGEVKKLKEQLAALQQKLECYKNYGSGPMKYPLADMLQFVLEFATTKPTSVSPAEDPRLTTSSPPPVSHPLSDAIAKDSSEPGDKDSSDSLVSSVSNCQQTPIYKPFTQCKHPSDCPPHPAPHSATEEELHFVKTCLRRWRTEVEHDINELKTSIDKLTQTLEAMYSDNSLCQVPYRLHAVLVHEGQASAGHYWAYIYDHANQRWMKYNDISITESSWEELERDSFGGMTNASAYCLMYIDDRLPQLITDTDDETGQVLHGMDSLPAALRRYAQEDNRWFQQELSEWEEQFCQTATPQEESATPAEPPSASMENTELTPVEPAPQSGPSAEEVEQGAASEARSGSEEEKTADCEPRETPEAAEESEIVPPSASPGCQADPTDTPTASDTLEPSPDPAGLQSQTSGSDAELCNQAEALVHGEMLGPNTEANDEPGASGEAPGPGADPGNEEQQQEQQEAPARQRQAVNEVSEVEIPNVGRIMVRADADGYNEEMMLTPAMQGVILAIAKARQTFDKEGPEAGLIKAFHEEYSRLYELSQEEITPQEDARLQHALVYFFQNKAPKRVIERTLLEQFTDRNLSFDERAISIMREARAKLRLIKPEDMDMEEYMQWHDDYRDFRTVFVYLLTGLEHYQHGKMREALNYLAHAYETNAALLGKGEKRGVNKALIAVYRRKCLTALNDSASRLFCSGEEGKVEEGLSIMDEAVIPCLHLMSRDSALSQEDRDAMENIRSHWCCCLGQDMDDSLQVKLGELLPRVLDGSSGTVVLKDPPKVHVNQAHDLCSRLAAVMESIHNTTVVTVQ
- the usp28 gene encoding ubiquitin carboxyl-terminal hydrolase 28 isoform X1, with the protein product MRAEQSENGENSTNSLKMLMEQLKEITGIQDQQVLYKALKASQGDVGHAVGLLTTQTVEVQDSAEPQESGTSAEPWDKQRGLPKDELQTAIELSLQESHNAEQEEREFNRALEASAEENAARMKRKRCEAQSEMCSPADWIRQDDWPVGIRNVGNTCWFSAVIQSLFHLPVFRRLVLNYHLSERILEKCKSHADKRNIAFMQELRCLFALMVGSTRRFVDPSAAVELLRDAFRTSEAQQDVSEFSHKLLDWLEDAFQLAANGKNAEDKQQNPMVQLFYGTFVTERRHEGKTLYNIEQFGQYPLQVNGFNNLDECLEGAMVEKEIESLHSDHALTSGRERWFKKLPPVLTFELSRFEFNTQLGRPEKIHKKLEFPQIVYMDRYLHKNIERTNERRGEVKKLKEQLAALQQKLECYKNYGSGPMKYPLADMLQFVLEFATTKPTSVSPAEDPRLTTSSPPPVSHPLSDAIAKDSSEPGDKDSSDSLVSSVSNCQQTPIYKPFTQCKHPSDCPPHPAPHSATEEELHFVKTCLRRWRTEVEHDINELKTSIDKLTQTLEAMYSDNSLCQVPYRLHAVLVHEGQASAGHYWAYIYDHANQRWMKYNDISITESSWEELERDSFGGMTNASAYCLMYIDDRLPQLITEDTDDETGQVLHGMDSLPAALRRYAQEDNRWFQQELSEWEEQFCQTATPQEESATPAEPPSASMENTELTPVEPAPQSGPSAEEVEQGAASEARSGSEEEKTADCEPRETPEAAEESEIVPPSASPGCQADPTDTPTASDTLEPSPDPAGLQSQTSGSDAELCNQAEALVHGEMLGPNTEANDEPGASGEAPGPGADPGNEEQQQEQQEAPARQRQAVNEVSEVEIPNVGRIMVRADADGYNEEMMLTPAMQGVILAIAKARQTFDKEGPEAGLIKAFHEEYSRLYELSQEEITPQEDARLQHALVYFFQNKAPKRVIERTLLEQFTDRNLSFDERAISIMREARAKLRLIKPEDMDMEEYMQWHDDYRDFRTVFVYLLTGLEHYQHGKMREALNYLAHAYETNAALLGKGEKRGVNKALIAVYRRKCLTALNDSASRLFCSGEEGKVEEGLSIMDEAVIPCLHLMSRDSALSQEDRDAMENIRSHWCCCLGQDMDDSLQVKLGELLPRVLDGSSGTVVLKDPPKVHVNQAHDLCSRLAAVMESIHNTTVVTVQ
- the usp28 gene encoding ubiquitin carboxyl-terminal hydrolase 28 isoform X2, producing the protein MRAEQSENGENSTNSLKMLMEQLKEITGIQDQQVLYKALKASQGDVGHAVGLLTTQTVEVQDSAEPQESGTSAEPWDKQRGLPKDELQTAIELSLQESHNAEQEEREFNRALEASAEENAARMKRKRCEAQSEMCSPADWIRQDDWPVGIRNVGNTCWFSAVIQSLFHLPVFRRLVLNYHLSERILEKCKSHADKRNIAFMQELRCLFALMVGSTRRFVDPSAAVELLRDAFRTSEAQQDVSEFSHKLLDWLEDAFQLAANGKNAEDKQQNPMVQLFYGTFVTERRHEGKTLYNIEQFGQYPLQVNGFNNLDECLEGAMVEKEIESLHSDHALTSGRERWFKKLPPVLTFELSRFEFNTQLGRPEKIHKKLEFPQIVYMDRYLHKNIERTNERRGEVKKLKEQLAALQQKLECYKNYGSGPMKYPLADMLQFVLEFATTKPTSVSPAEDPRLTTSSPPPVSHPLSDAIAKDSSEPGDKDSSDSLVSSVSNCQQTPIYKPFTQCKHPSDCPPHPAPHSATEEELHFVKTCLRRWRTEVEHDINELKTSIDKLTQTLEAMYSDNSLCQVPYRLHAVLVHEGQASAGHYWAYIYDHANQRWMKYNDISITESSWEELERDSFGGMTNASAYCLMYIDDRLPQLITEDTDDETGQVLHGMDSLPAALRRYAQEDNRWFQQELSEWEEQFCQTATPQEESATPAEPPSASMENTELTPVEPAPQSGPSAEEVEQGAASEARSGSEEEKTADCEPRETPEAEESEIVPPSASPGCQADPTDTPTASDTLEPSPDPAGLQSQTSGSDAELCNQAEALVHGEMLGPNTEANDEPGASGEAPGPGADPGNEEQQQEQQEAPARQRQAVNEVSEVEIPNVGRIMVRADADGYNEEMMLTPAMQGVILAIAKARQTFDKEGPEAGLIKAFHEEYSRLYELSQEEITPQEDARLQHALVYFFQNKAPKRVIERTLLEQFTDRNLSFDERAISIMREARAKLRLIKPEDMDMEEYMQWHDDYRDFRTVFVYLLTGLEHYQHGKMREALNYLAHAYETNAALLGKGEKRGVNKALIAVYRRKCLTALNDSASRLFCSGEEGKVEEGLSIMDEAVIPCLHLMSRDSALSQEDRDAMENIRSHWCCCLGQDMDDSLQVKLGELLPRVLDGSSGTVVLKDPPKVHVNQAHDLCSRLAAVMESIHNTTVVTVQ